A section of the Bacteroidota bacterium genome encodes:
- a CDS encoding T9SS type A sorting domain-containing protein, producing the protein MFKAIITTIIFASGVASNASAQWLQAVDDRNANITVQSADRDAGPIAAADWYMQQRRLGLGYIPKDAFRDALSQTQAMRASLADHSTDGISTQNTQDRILAGAGSVQWTLIGPNNIGGRIEAVAIHPTDPKTVYAGAADGGVWKTTDGGAAWKPLTDNMPALSMGSIAIDPENPNTVYAGTGELPNGDTYTGYGLYRSSDAGASWMNIGPTNVAAYSSVKVNPKHSNILYAAAGRSGGGVLRSTNTGATWEWLSGGLPAGQVTDLALAMNGDAAVLYAGVAGHGGGVYRSTDGGNNWNKLDISFSDGNQFRRISLDVDPKNWQNVVVLSVNDALDPGTDNLEGIQTSNDGGATWTNADQIFTSGNATLFVVSSQNQPQGTYDVYIRVDPSNFQHMIAGGISIWETNDGGQNWSDVGRAYNGGIHPDQHALAFAPNDPTIVFAGCDGGIFTSENGGATFDQRSGHPQPMAITQFYGIAIDQTVPDMTFGGTQDNGTLDGGSTANWSAPGGGDGGYTLVDPNDPTYVYAEVTANNPYVIHNHVAGNLANIADSTSWLNPFACDATSNAVYWGAQHLWSSNDHGSSWTEVSPFSFGSPSSNGSISALDAYGDGGSLLIGTGNGKVYVTNDNATHLTDISAGLPGRFVTSAKFSPSANSTFYVTLSGFGAGHVFKSSDDGGHWMNISSTLPDIPVNTIVLDPTNSNALYVGTDAGVFFSPNDGAQWVPYGTGLPNVAIDFLDIHKSARTLRAGTHGRSVWKAPLAADIPGIAAPAQRTVWTIGDSARIVWHGFGPTVTVDLSVDGGTSWTSLATNMAGASLLLDTIRLGGTANALVRVADGSQTVVSPRFEIAQQRAGTEFLTVGEYPYYLYDVTYDPDLGVLWATNFNSKHLYKIDPDRGTVLDSIAVPLTGFNSGNLTGIAYDPKTKHLFLHQVIGLSSNSWKSNIYEVTTTGSIIRHVPSPAQYGTGLCVHGDTLLAADRLMSPTDGAFAVGRALTSDLNFGALGPLDIYSRTALYGPRGLAFDTVLGAYLMAYTDFQGTDASNAILNGSSLLILDASDGTEIKSYPTVEGGSEVVNIRGLEYDPRGAGKSAWITSLTVAGSSKLAKVVLSDGPASLDQQRSSVHGELSLATNALDQNYPNPSTGRTKFPFMLAHGGSIEFRILDALGRIVRTNTFDEAPGLRERTIDLSPLPNGTYLVELRLDGQRIGTRQMTILR; encoded by the coding sequence ATGTTCAAGGCAATTATTACTACGATCATTTTCGCATCCGGTGTGGCCAGCAATGCTTCCGCGCAGTGGTTACAGGCCGTAGATGATCGGAACGCGAACATAACTGTCCAATCGGCGGATCGGGATGCCGGGCCAATCGCCGCCGCGGACTGGTATATGCAGCAACGACGCCTGGGTCTGGGTTATATCCCAAAAGATGCCTTTCGCGATGCTTTGTCGCAGACTCAGGCGATGCGCGCCTCCCTCGCCGACCATTCGACCGATGGAATTTCGACTCAAAATACTCAGGATCGTATTCTTGCTGGAGCAGGATCGGTCCAATGGACGCTCATTGGCCCGAATAATATCGGTGGACGAATCGAGGCGGTCGCCATTCATCCGACAGATCCTAAGACGGTCTATGCCGGCGCTGCTGATGGTGGCGTATGGAAGACAACCGATGGTGGCGCCGCATGGAAACCTCTTACGGACAACATGCCCGCACTCTCCATGGGCTCGATTGCGATAGACCCGGAGAACCCGAATACAGTTTACGCCGGTACTGGCGAGCTTCCAAACGGGGATACCTACACCGGTTATGGACTCTACCGCTCAAGCGATGCCGGAGCAAGTTGGATGAATATTGGTCCGACAAATGTCGCGGCATATTCCTCTGTAAAAGTCAATCCGAAGCATTCGAACATCCTATATGCCGCCGCAGGGCGCTCGGGTGGCGGGGTGTTACGTTCGACTAATACTGGAGCTACCTGGGAGTGGCTCTCGGGTGGTCTGCCAGCCGGGCAAGTCACCGATCTCGCGCTGGCAATGAATGGTGACGCCGCCGTGCTTTACGCTGGGGTGGCGGGTCATGGCGGAGGGGTATATCGCTCCACAGACGGAGGCAACAATTGGAACAAGCTCGATATCTCATTCTCCGATGGTAATCAATTCCGCCGCATTTCGCTTGATGTCGATCCCAAGAACTGGCAGAATGTAGTGGTGCTCAGCGTGAATGATGCACTGGATCCCGGCACCGATAACCTGGAGGGCATTCAAACCTCCAACGATGGTGGAGCAACATGGACCAACGCCGACCAAATCTTCACCAGTGGCAATGCGACTTTGTTCGTGGTCTCGTCTCAAAATCAGCCCCAGGGGACATACGATGTCTATATTCGCGTCGATCCATCAAATTTCCAGCACATGATTGCCGGTGGTATTTCGATTTGGGAAACGAACGATGGTGGTCAAAATTGGAGTGATGTTGGCCGCGCATATAACGGTGGTATTCATCCCGATCAACACGCTCTGGCTTTTGCACCAAACGATCCAACGATTGTCTTTGCCGGCTGCGATGGTGGCATCTTTACCTCCGAGAATGGCGGTGCGACATTCGACCAGCGATCCGGACATCCACAACCGATGGCTATCACTCAATTCTATGGTATTGCCATCGATCAGACTGTGCCGGACATGACGTTCGGCGGCACCCAGGATAATGGTACACTCGATGGAGGCTCGACCGCAAATTGGTCAGCACCGGGTGGAGGCGATGGCGGCTATACTCTCGTCGATCCGAACGATCCAACTTATGTGTATGCTGAGGTCACGGCCAACAATCCATACGTGATTCATAATCATGTTGCCGGCAATCTTGCGAATATCGCCGATTCCACATCATGGCTGAACCCATTTGCATGCGATGCGACATCGAATGCAGTCTATTGGGGTGCTCAACATCTCTGGTCCTCGAACGACCACGGTTCAAGCTGGACGGAAGTGAGCCCGTTCTCCTTTGGGTCGCCTAGCTCTAATGGGTCCATCTCCGCACTCGATGCATATGGCGATGGGGGATCACTGCTAATCGGGACTGGAAATGGCAAAGTTTATGTCACGAATGACAATGCCACACACCTGACTGATATTTCAGCGGGGTTGCCTGGCCGCTTCGTCACATCGGCCAAGTTCAGTCCAAGCGCGAACTCGACCTTCTACGTCACACTGTCTGGTTTTGGTGCAGGACATGTCTTTAAGAGCAGTGATGACGGCGGGCACTGGATGAATATCAGTTCAACGCTTCCAGACATTCCCGTCAACACGATCGTACTTGATCCGACAAACTCGAATGCGCTCTATGTCGGTACTGATGCTGGTGTCTTTTTCTCGCCGAATGATGGCGCCCAGTGGGTTCCCTATGGTACCGGTCTACCGAATGTCGCTATCGATTTTCTGGATATTCATAAATCCGCGCGCACACTTAGAGCGGGAACCCATGGTCGCTCAGTTTGGAAGGCACCGCTCGCAGCCGATATTCCTGGAATTGCTGCACCCGCGCAACGAACAGTCTGGACCATCGGCGATTCCGCGCGCATTGTATGGCATGGTTTCGGGCCAACCGTAACAGTCGATCTCAGCGTGGATGGAGGCACATCCTGGACTAGTCTGGCGACCAATATGGCTGGTGCGTCTCTCCTGCTCGATACGATCCGTCTTGGTGGGACTGCGAACGCGCTGGTTCGAGTTGCCGATGGCTCGCAGACAGTTGTATCGCCTCGCTTTGAGATTGCGCAGCAAAGAGCCGGCACGGAATTCTTGACCGTCGGCGAGTATCCTTACTATCTATACGACGTTACATACGATCCCGATCTTGGCGTGCTTTGGGCGACGAACTTCAACTCCAAGCATCTCTATAAAATCGATCCGGACCGAGGCACCGTTCTCGATTCGATCGCAGTCCCACTTACTGGATTCAATTCGGGAAATCTGACCGGAATCGCATACGATCCGAAAACCAAACATTTATTCTTGCATCAAGTCATCGGGCTTTCATCCAATTCTTGGAAGTCAAATATCTATGAAGTAACAACGACCGGATCGATTATTCGGCATGTGCCGTCACCGGCGCAGTATGGCACTGGCCTTTGCGTCCATGGTGACACGCTACTAGCAGCCGATCGCCTGATGAGTCCCACCGACGGTGCGTTTGCAGTTGGCCGTGCACTTACTAGCGATCTCAATTTCGGTGCTCTCGGCCCGCTCGATATTTATAGCCGTACGGCGTTGTATGGTCCACGCGGACTTGCTTTTGACACTGTGCTCGGTGCATATCTCATGGCGTACACGGATTTTCAAGGAACGGATGCCTCGAACGCCATTCTCAACGGAAGCTCACTCCTGATACTCGACGCATCCGATGGCACAGAGATCAAGTCTTATCCTACGGTTGAAGGTGGTTCTGAGGTGGTGAATATTCGCGGGTTGGAATATGACCCACGAGGCGCTGGAAAGAGTGCCTGGATTACCTCACTAACCGTCGCAGGAAGCTCCAAACTTGCCAAGGTGGTTCTCAGCGATGGTCCTGCCTCACTCGATCAACAGCGGAGTTCCGTACATGGAGAACTCTCCCTTGCCACCAATGCACTCGATCAGAATTATCCAAATCCTTCGACGGGAAGAACGAAATTTCCTTTTATGCTCGCACATGGCGGGAGTATCGAATTCCGGATTCTCGACGCATTGGGCCGCATCGTTCGGACGAATACATTCGACGAAGCTCCCGGTTTGCGAGAGCGAACGATCGATCTCTCACCACTTCCCAATGGCACCTATCTTGTCGAACTTCGTCTTGATGGCCAACGCATCGGCACCAGGCAAATGACAATCTTGCGATGA
- the truA gene encoding tRNA pseudouridine(38-40) synthase TruA yields MKTAIRIEYDGTEFSGWQVQENGRSVQGEIEHAFRQLFGVDVAVLGAGRTDAGVHAHGMVAHAELPVGMDMTLNKLIIALNATTPEDIVIHDVRAVPEDFHARHSALARQYHYRIRRERTAIDRNVVWAIRRDVDAEKMQFVTAMLIGEHDFTSFSKRTNDVNHYRCLVEYAGWRFHGTSFALTIRANRFVRGMVRALVGAIVQVGQGMLEPDAFEGLLHRPQEFARAKYIAPAHGLVLEGIEYPERFGLWALPQMTNNE; encoded by the coding sequence ATGAAAACAGCGATTCGCATTGAATATGACGGCACCGAGTTCTCCGGCTGGCAGGTGCAGGAAAATGGCCGTTCGGTGCAAGGCGAGATCGAGCATGCGTTCCGGCAGTTGTTCGGTGTGGATGTCGCCGTGCTCGGTGCAGGCCGCACCGATGCCGGGGTTCATGCACATGGCATGGTCGCGCATGCGGAATTGCCAGTTGGCATGGATATGACTCTGAATAAGCTCATTATCGCACTGAATGCCACCACTCCGGAGGATATCGTAATCCATGATGTCCGTGCGGTCCCGGAGGATTTCCACGCCAGGCACTCGGCACTCGCGCGTCAATATCATTATCGAATCCGCCGGGAGCGTACCGCAATAGACCGAAACGTCGTCTGGGCGATTCGGCGCGATGTCGATGCGGAGAAGATGCAATTCGTAACCGCAATGCTGATTGGGGAGCATGATTTCACCAGTTTTAGCAAGCGGACCAACGACGTGAATCATTATCGATGTCTTGTCGAGTATGCTGGGTGGCGGTTTCACGGCACGAGCTTTGCTCTGACGATCCGGGCGAACCGTTTTGTGCGGGGGATGGTACGCGCGTTAGTTGGGGCAATCGTGCAGGTTGGGCAGGGGATGCTCGAGCCGGACGCGTTCGAAGGATTGCTACATCGACCGCAGGAATTCGCTCGCGCAAAATATATCGCACCCGCACATGGACTCGTCCTCGAAGGTATTGAGTACCCAGAGCGGTTTGGACTCTGGGCGCTTCCACAAATGACAAATAACGAATAG
- a CDS encoding M48 family metalloprotease, with protein sequence MKYRESHLTLESKSSHAFVIGHLSFVIPILALTGIVAACASGGFNVFPKSDDVQLGQQMRQQIAQDPQHYPVLNNPTLTNYLQSIENRIVSSPNVTNKDFHYTITIINDPKTVNAFTIPAGGIYVYTGLLKFIDDESALAGVLAHETTHADHRHATRNMTQQYGLQMISSMAFGSNAGLVAQVVTGLGTELSVLKFSRDDEREADQGSFDDLNQLPGRPWYPGGVNLFLTKSLAAHAQQPGPFAQLFLTHPVDQQRIDAVTADVSHAKLGGPTAAQLNQSNYQRYKAMVP encoded by the coding sequence ATGAAATATCGCGAAAGTCACCTGACTCTAGAATCTAAAAGCAGCCATGCATTTGTCATTGGTCATTTGTCATTCGTCATTCCCATTTTGGCACTGACAGGGATCGTGGCTGCGTGTGCCTCCGGTGGATTCAATGTTTTTCCGAAGTCGGACGACGTGCAGCTCGGGCAGCAAATGCGTCAGCAAATAGCACAGGATCCGCAGCATTATCCCGTGCTGAATAATCCGACCCTGACCAATTATCTCCAGTCGATCGAGAACCGCATCGTCTCATCGCCGAACGTCACGAATAAGGATTTCCACTATACGATCACCATCATTAACGATCCGAAGACGGTCAATGCGTTTACGATCCCCGCTGGTGGTATTTATGTCTATACCGGGCTTCTGAAGTTTATCGATGACGAGTCTGCGCTGGCGGGCGTGCTGGCACATGAGACAACACATGCCGATCATCGGCACGCAACACGGAACATGACGCAGCAATATGGATTGCAGATGATCTCCTCAATGGCCTTCGGTAGTAATGCGGGACTCGTTGCTCAAGTCGTCACAGGACTTGGCACCGAGCTCTCCGTCCTAAAGTTTAGCCGCGATGACGAGCGCGAAGCAGATCAGGGCTCGTTCGATGATTTGAATCAACTTCCCGGTCGGCCTTGGTATCCGGGTGGCGTGAACCTCTTTCTTACCAAATCGCTTGCGGCCCACGCTCAGCAGCCCGGCCCGTTTGCTCAGCTATTTCTGACACACCCTGTCGATCAGCAGCGCATCGATGCCGTCACGGCGGACGTTTCGCATGCCAAGCTCGGCGGCCCGACTGCCGCGCAGCTTAATCAGTCGAATTATCAGCGATATAAGGCGATGGTGCCGTAG
- a CDS encoding exodeoxyribonuclease V subunit gamma: protein MPLLVRPPSPLRFRSIEDEVKRLAREGRSEEFLLIVPNRIAQRRMERELVAAAEGRAIAKPNVLTLADFAGELCRMAFPTLYLLSDAESAVLIEQSIRELLQKRELTYFERATADDSPGEHAFPIPRGTFELVVNTIRELKENGITVDDIGRELKISRSTRGDTTESRRAADIQAVYRAYHTKLEMRFMDTYGQTLLLNERYLLDDASIAQSDFRACFPHVLKIFIDGFYHLEAPALQLLSAFDSTSDLLTIISLDFDEENVSLFGGVIELQSRLEAMGFSAREASKSNSNEIIGKGQSGIATYADVRALLRRHLFTNLDEAFEPIASPQIKYFEAANPLAEMDEIAKQIKLIWEHDTEVRSDLSRIVVAMPVIEDYALIAREVFRRCGIPVEIADRERLDRAPLFLALLSLFDLVRPTPHVRQVRRALGSPYFDFRRSPDKSIDSQNLLTVLLHDRPTGDLAGWLRSLAAREDSIRASIEASSDSDEAERLTFEADRLAAARLDLSHLRALLVPFTTVLKPKAFVQTLRNLFENLGVRERLLASSRETIGIGHLERDTRAYRAIIQVTEELESLFRLLELQNQPHTVAFYVERLKAASIFHRFSGRARAGVVHITPLTQAVATPADYLFVAGLAEGALPRAYQPQVFLMDSHQRGEQKQLREDRVLFYQALTHARKQLILSVPQRTLAGGELSRSMFLDVLSEVVKWHELPKAIGAFSWHDLHESAGKLAAVDPNWLERLERGVDEINAITESVSVLRDRVPRILAMEQQRAKFADTIYRGHLDLAELTPDERKSLDDNRSRIWSVTQLELYAGCPFKYFAERVLTLGHDEEREDGLDARERGSALHEILRDFLTTRRDQMRQWIQDLPEHEMESAYTDLQEAAERHFASLASRHPSHSEHPFWRLDRERLLSDTGPTENVLRRFVRRERELAPYEQRPRFFEVSFGSSMNRTSTGPCDPTLSCDEPVTVGGIRLRGRIDRIDQSDDSFSIIDYKSGKEIPPFRSIERGLSLQLPLYLRVAEDLLRSHVPELQGVAALYYHLMDPESKRAPGLAVREFMERSFENLGQRNRGILDSPEDLEAMIEQTIAKAQGYVEGIAAGNFRLVSQDLMKSQCPNCSYAAVCRVREADELGVLTN from the coding sequence ATGCCGCTCCTCGTTCGCCCGCCAAGCCCATTACGTTTTCGCTCGATCGAAGACGAGGTGAAGCGCCTTGCCCGCGAAGGACGGAGCGAGGAATTCCTACTCATCGTCCCAAACCGCATTGCGCAGCGGCGGATGGAACGCGAGTTGGTCGCAGCAGCCGAGGGCCGCGCAATTGCCAAGCCGAACGTGCTCACGCTGGCCGATTTTGCTGGCGAGCTATGTCGCATGGCATTTCCTACACTCTACCTCTTGTCCGATGCGGAGAGTGCGGTACTGATCGAGCAGTCTATCCGCGAGCTTCTTCAAAAACGAGAACTGACGTATTTTGAACGGGCCACGGCTGACGATTCGCCGGGCGAGCATGCCTTCCCGATCCCGCGCGGGACGTTCGAACTGGTCGTTAACACAATTCGCGAACTCAAGGAGAATGGGATTACCGTCGATGATATTGGCCGTGAGCTAAAGATATCACGCAGCACTCGAGGAGATACCACGGAATCCCGTCGTGCCGCAGATATTCAGGCAGTCTATCGAGCCTATCACACGAAGCTTGAAATGCGCTTCATGGATACGTATGGTCAGACGTTATTGCTCAATGAGCGGTATCTCCTTGATGACGCGTCGATTGCCCAGTCGGATTTTCGTGCTTGTTTTCCACATGTCCTAAAGATTTTCATCGATGGCTTCTATCATCTCGAAGCTCCTGCGCTGCAGCTCCTAAGCGCATTCGATTCGACGAGCGATTTGCTCACCATCATCTCACTGGATTTTGATGAGGAAAACGTCTCGCTCTTTGGTGGTGTCATCGAGCTTCAATCGAGATTAGAGGCAATGGGGTTCAGCGCACGCGAAGCGTCGAAATCCAATTCGAATGAAATAATCGGCAAAGGGCAATCTGGAATTGCCACATATGCAGATGTGCGCGCATTGCTTCGACGCCATCTCTTCACCAATCTGGATGAAGCCTTCGAACCTATTGCATCGCCGCAGATTAAGTATTTCGAGGCTGCGAACCCGCTGGCTGAGATGGACGAAATCGCGAAGCAGATAAAGTTGATATGGGAGCACGATACGGAAGTGCGAAGCGACCTCTCGCGGATCGTAGTCGCCATGCCGGTGATTGAGGATTACGCACTGATCGCGCGCGAGGTCTTTCGTCGATGTGGAATTCCGGTCGAGATTGCAGATCGCGAACGGCTCGATCGCGCGCCGCTTTTTCTCGCGTTACTTTCATTGTTCGATCTGGTACGTCCGACTCCTCACGTTCGCCAGGTCCGGCGCGCACTGGGCAGTCCATATTTCGACTTTCGTCGCTCGCCCGACAAGTCCATTGACAGTCAGAACCTGCTGACGGTGCTCCTACACGATAGGCCTACTGGCGATCTGGCAGGATGGCTCCGCAGTCTTGCTGCACGAGAAGATTCCATTCGCGCGTCCATCGAAGCATCCAGCGATTCCGATGAAGCCGAGCGGCTGACTTTTGAAGCGGATCGGCTTGCGGCTGCACGCTTGGATCTCAGTCATCTACGTGCATTACTCGTGCCATTTACCACGGTGTTGAAGCCAAAGGCCTTCGTTCAAACTCTGCGCAATCTTTTCGAGAATCTCGGAGTGCGCGAACGACTTCTTGCATCGAGCCGAGAGACAATCGGAATCGGGCATCTCGAACGCGACACTCGCGCCTATCGCGCCATCATTCAGGTAACGGAAGAACTCGAGTCCCTTTTTCGTCTGCTCGAACTTCAGAATCAGCCTCATACCGTAGCGTTCTATGTCGAGCGATTGAAGGCGGCGTCGATCTTCCATCGGTTCAGTGGTCGTGCGCGCGCAGGAGTAGTGCACATTACTCCATTGACACAAGCAGTCGCTACGCCAGCCGATTACCTGTTCGTCGCAGGTCTCGCCGAAGGGGCGCTGCCAAGAGCATATCAGCCGCAGGTGTTTCTGATGGATTCGCATCAGCGTGGCGAGCAAAAGCAATTGCGTGAAGATCGCGTACTCTTTTATCAGGCTCTGACCCATGCTCGCAAGCAACTTATTCTCAGTGTTCCGCAACGCACGCTCGCTGGCGGTGAATTATCGCGCTCCATGTTTCTCGATGTCCTTTCGGAAGTGGTAAAATGGCACGAGTTGCCAAAGGCCATTGGTGCATTCTCGTGGCACGATCTTCATGAGTCGGCGGGCAAACTTGCGGCAGTGGACCCCAATTGGCTTGAACGATTAGAGCGTGGCGTCGACGAGATCAATGCGATCACGGAGTCCGTTTCGGTACTCCGCGATCGTGTGCCACGCATACTTGCGATGGAGCAACAGCGGGCTAAGTTTGCAGATACAATCTATCGCGGGCATCTCGATCTCGCGGAATTGACACCCGATGAACGCAAGTCGTTGGACGACAACCGATCTCGGATTTGGTCGGTCACCCAGCTTGAACTCTATGCCGGATGTCCCTTCAAGTATTTCGCGGAGCGCGTTCTGACACTCGGCCATGATGAAGAGCGCGAGGATGGACTCGATGCACGCGAACGTGGCTCCGCCCTGCATGAAATTCTTCGAGACTTCCTGACCACGCGACGCGACCAAATGCGCCAGTGGATACAGGATTTGCCCGAGCATGAAATGGAAAGTGCCTATACCGATCTCCAGGAAGCCGCGGAGCGGCACTTTGCCTCGCTGGCCTCGCGACATCCAAGCCACTCCGAACATCCTTTTTGGCGATTGGATCGAGAGCGGTTGCTCTCTGACACCGGACCGACTGAAAACGTATTGCGGCGGTTCGTTCGCCGCGAGCGCGAGCTTGCACCATACGAACAGCGCCCACGATTTTTTGAGGTGAGCTTCGGCTCTTCGATGAATCGCACATCCACGGGGCCATGTGATCCAACACTCTCTTGCGATGAACCGGTAACGGTCGGAGGGATACGGCTGCGGGGGCGCATCGATCGTATCGACCAAAGTGACGATTCCTTTTCGATTATCGACTATAAGTCTGGCAAGGAAATCCCGCCATTTCGAAGTATCGAGCGCGGACTCTCGCTCCAGTTGCCATTGTATCTGCGCGTGGCTGAGGACTTGCTTCGAAGTCACGTTCCTGAACTTCAAGGCGTCGCGGCGCTCTATTATCATCTGATGGATCCGGAGTCGAAGCGTGCGCCGGGGCTTGCTGTTCGCGAGTTCATGGAGCGATCGTTCGAAAATCTCGGGCAGCGGAATCGCGGGATTCTCGATTCGCCCGAAGATCTGGAAGCGATGATCGAACAGACGATTGCAAAGGCCCAAGGGTATGTCGAGGGAATTGCCGCTGGCAATTTTCGGCTCGTTAGTCAGGACTTGATGAAGAGCCAATGCCCAAACTGTAGCTATGCCGCAGTCTGCCGGGTCCGCGAGGCAGACGAATTGGGCGTCCTGACAAACTAG